The following proteins are encoded in a genomic region of Oncorhynchus gorbuscha isolate QuinsamMale2020 ecotype Even-year linkage group LG11, OgorEven_v1.0, whole genome shotgun sequence:
- the nr5a1b gene encoding steroidogenic factor 1b, with translation MEYTYDVDLEELCPVCGDKVSGYHYGLLTCESCKGFFKRTVQNNKRYTCAENQDCKIDKTQRKRCPFCRFQKCLNVGMRLEAVRADRMRGGRNKFGPMYKRDRALKQQKKALIRATGLKMETTPPMLSPDTQTDYTFTGSLPGLHPLPKGILHTTTTPIAPTDYDRSLYGPPSLGMAMPGLPPHAPLPPQYQYASFPSRAIKSEYPDHYTSSPDSVVGSYTYPEQVYSGPGSPQVPGVPQLVLEFLRCDPDELQVQSKIAAHLQQEQSGQGGKGQERLSPFSLMCHMADQTLFSIVEWARSCIFFKELKVGDQMKLLHNCWSELLVLDFISRQVQHGKEGSVLLVTGQEVELASIASQAGATLTSLVQRGQELVEKLQTLQADRREIACFKFLILFNPDVKLLESQAFVEGVQEQVNGALLEYTMCAYPQHLDKFSRLLMRLPELKALSAQAEDYLCYKHLSGEVPCNNLLIEMLHAKRACA, from the exons ATGGAGTACACTTATGATGTCGATTTGGAAGAGCTATGTCCTGTTTGTGGCGATAAGGTGTCGGGATACCACTATGGACTACTGACGTGTGAAAGCTGTAAG ggttTCTTCAAAAGAACGGTTCAAAATAATAAGAGGTATACATGTGCAGAAAACCAGGATTGTAAAATTGACAAAACTCAGAGGAAACGGTGTCCATTTTGTCGGTTTCAGAAATGCCTGAATGTTGGAATGCGATTAGAAG CTGTCCGAGCCGATCGCATGCGAGGAGGCCGGAATAAGTTTGGCCCCATGTACAAGCGCGACCGAGCCCTCAAGCAGCAGAAGAAAGCGTTGATTCGAGCCACTGGCCTCAAGATGGAGACCACCCCTCCGATGCTGTCCCCTGACACCCAGACAGACTACACCTTCACCGGCAGTCTCCCGGGCCTCCACCCGCTCCCCAAGGGCATCCTCCACACCACCACGACCCCCATCGCCCCCACAGACTACGACCGCAGCCTCTACGGACCCCCCTCACTGGGCATGGCTATGCCTGGACTCCCCCCCCATGCACCCTTACCCCCCCAGTACCAGTACGCCTCCTTCCCCAGCAGGGCGATCAAGTCCGAGTACCCGGACCACTACACAAGCTCCCCAGACTCGGTAGTGGGCAGCTACACCTACCCGGAGCAGGTATACTCTGGACCGGGCTCTCCGCAGGTCCCCGGGGTGCCTCAGCTGGTGCTGGAGTTTCTGCGATGTGACCCGGACGAGCTGCAGGTGCAGAGTAAGATCGCTGCTCACCTTCAGCAGGAGCAGAGTGGCCAGGGGGGCAAGGGTCAGGAGAGACTCAGCCCCTTCAGCCTAATGTGTCACATGGCTGACCAGACGCTCTTCTCCATCGTGGAGTGGGCCCGAAGCTGTATCTTCTTCAAGGAGCTCAAG GTAGGAGATCAGATGAAGCTGCTTCACAACTGCTGGAGCGAGCTGCTGGTGTTGGACTTCATCTCCAGGCAAGTCCAACACGGCAAGGAGGGCAGCGTGCTACTGGTCACAGGGCAGGAG GTGGAGCTGGCATCCATAGCATCCCAGGCAGGAGCCACCCTCACAAGCCTGGTGCAGAGAGGACAGGAGCTAGTTGAGAAACTACAGACCCTACAGGCGGACCGCAGAGAAATTGCCTGCTTCAAGTTCCTCATCCTCTTCAACCCCG ATGTGAAGCTACTGGAGAGCCAGGCATTCGTTGAGGGCGTCCAGGAGCAGGTGAACGGGGCTCTGCTGGAGTACACCATGTGTGCTTACCCCCAGCACCTGGACAAGTTCAGCCGGCTGCTGATGCGCCTGCCTGAGCTCAAGGCCTTGTCGGCACAGGCCGAGGACTACCTCTGCTACAAGCACCTGAGCGGAGAGGTGCCCTGCAACAACCTGCTCATCGAGATGCTGCACGCCAAGAGGGCGTGCGCTTGA